From the genome of Biomphalaria glabrata chromosome 17, xgBioGlab47.1, whole genome shotgun sequence, one region includes:
- the LOC106077383 gene encoding uncharacterized protein LOC106077383 isoform X2 gives MEALHTGRPLVALESTIITHGMPNPHNLSTALSVEKKIRESGTIPATVAVLQGKLCVGLNETQIIWLAEKNSDLIKISRRDLPFILSQGYSGGTTVSATMIAAHMAGISIFATGGIGGVHRGAEESFDVSADLTELGRTPVAVVSSGVKSILDIPKTLEYLETQGVCVMTFGSERHFPAFFTRDSGQLSPYNVNSPIKAAQVIDSHIKLGLESGLLIAVPIPEEFTSAGDVIQAAITEALDLAKKQNICGKEVTPFLLSTVNHLTKGQSLEANIALIENNASVAGRIAFCLHQLRQNNQSDPVTASRPLFTTIAKLSSLNQASKPRLMKKDDDSCRLTGRPVVIGSTVVDFSVQVTDPKFQLNGGTYTGQVSQSFGGVGRNLADCLCRLNHSPVFVSAVGTDSHAASLSALCQHMDLSAVQKIENMTTATCCVLLYQGKFLFGVGDMNVNSKLMIDQIKNLDSLIASAPLVVLDGNFTTSFITSIVDKCARLSVPVWFEPTDLYKCKAPFQSDAWKKLTFVSPNLVELVSMYQAMRQRLGQDDIQVSVTEDSDLQEILDVSVSMCQDLVKHIPVVLLTLGRHGVLLCHRLGQSECFLPITSQISSSDEFKAVYYPSFSLDMDPSEIVSVSGAGDCLAATICAGMLSGQTIDECIRHGLLAAYLSLQSLTAVPETVSLVAIKALEQRWPEWNPIYLTVDNS, from the exons ATGGAAGCATTGCACACTGGGAGACCACTGGTTGCTTTAGAAAGTACAATTATTACACATGGCATGCCGAATCCTCATAACCTTAG caCTGCATTAAGTGTGGAGAAAAAAATTCGTGAAAGTGGCACCATTCCTGCCACAGTAGCAGTTCTTCAAGGAAAACTGTGTGTtg GATTAAATGAAACCCAGATCATCTGGCTTGCAGAGAAAAACTCAGACTTAATCAAGATTTCTAGGCGAGATTTACCTTTCATTCTTAGTCAG GGTTACAGTGGAGGGACAACTGTGTCAGCCACAATGATTGCAGCTCATATGGCTGGCATTTCAATATTTGCTACCGGAGGCATCGGTGGAGTTCACAGGGGGGCTGAAGAAA GCTTTGATGTTAGTGCGGATTTAACAGAGCTGGGTCGCACACCTGTGGCTGTTGTATCCTCAGGGGTGAAATCAATACTAGACATACCAAAGACTTTAGAATACCTG GAAACTCAAGGAGTCTGTGTCATGACCTTTGGCTCAGAGAGACATTTCCCAGCATTCTTTACTAGAGACAGTGGCCAGCTATCGCCTTACAATGTAAATTCTCCCATAAAAGCTGCTCAAGTTAtcg aCTCCCACATTAAACTAGGGTTAGAGAGTGGACTATTAATAGCAGTGCCTATACCTGAGGAATTCACATCAGCTGGTGATGTAATACAAGCAGCCATAACTGAAGCCCTAGATCTAGCAAA aaaacagAACATCTGTGGCAAGGAAGTGACACCATTTCTACTCAGTACAGTCAACCATTTGACTAAAGGTCAATCTCTAGAAGCCA ACATAGCCTTGATTGAAAACAATGCCTCTGTTGCTGGACGCATTGCTTTCTGCCTGCACCAACTGCGTCAAAATAACCAGTCAGACCCTGTCACAGCGTCTCGGCCATTGTTTACTACCATTGCAAAACTTTCTTCTTTAAACCAAGCTTCTAAACCTCGTCTGATGAAAAAAGATGATGACAGCTGTAGATTAACTGGTAGGCCT GTTGTAATTGGTTCTACTGTTGTAGACTTCAGTGTTCAAGTCACTGACCCAAAATTTCAG CTGAATGGTGGCACATACACTGGACAAGTGTCACAATCATTTGGGGGTGTTGGCAGGAACCTGGCTGACTGTCTCTGTCGTTTAAATCACAGCCCTGTCTTTGTGTCTGCAGTTGGGACAGACTCCCATGCTGCTTCACTATCAGCTCTGTGTCAACACATG gaTCTGAGTGCTGTACAGAAAATAGAAAACATGACTACTGCCACCTGCTGTGTTTTGCTGTACCAGGGCAAATTTTTATTTGGTGTTGGTGATATGAATGTTAACTCAAAACTAATGATTGACCAG ATTAAAAACTTGGATTCCCTCATTGCATCTGCTCCACTGGTTGTGTTAGATGGAAATTTCACTACAAGTTTTATAACCTCAATAGTGGACAAGTGTGCCAGACTTTCTGTGCCAG TTTGGTTTGAGCCAacagatttgtacaaatgcaAGGCTCCGTTCCAATCTGATGCCTGGAAGAAGTTGACTTTTGTCTCGCCCAATCTGGTTGAGCTGGTGTCCATGTATCAGGCCATGAGGCAGAGGTTAGGTCAGGATGATATTCAAG TGTCTGTCACAGAGGACTCTGATCTCCAAGAGATTCTTGATGTTTCTGTCAGTATGTGCCAAGACTTAGTGAAGCACATTCCTGTAGTTTTACTGACACTGGGAAGACATGGAGTACTGTTGTGTCACAGACTGGGACAGAGTGAGTGCTTCCTGCCCATTACAAGTCAGATTAGCAGT AGCGATGAGTTTAAGGCTGTTTACTATCCAAGTTTCAGTCTTGATATGGACCCCTCTGAGATTGTGAGTGTTTCTGGAGCAGGGGACTG CCTTG